The proteins below come from a single Motilibacter peucedani genomic window:
- a CDS encoding oxidoreductase — translation MTTSTLPGGTYRLADDLELTRMGYGAMQLAGTGVFGPPRDRDAAIAVLRRAVELGITHIDTADFYGPHVTNEIIREALSPYPDGLHIVTKVGARRDERGGWPHARTPDELRQAVHENLQRLGLEALDVVNLRIGGVEGPEPGSLAEQFGALAELQQQGLIRHLGLSTVNEDQLAEAQSIAPVVCVQNLYNVARRSDDAMVEATSAQGIAFVPYFPLGGFSPLQSDALSSVATRLGQTPNAVALAWLLQRSPNILLIPGTSSVEHLEQNVAAAALELPADAVAELDAIGA, via the coding sequence ATGACTACTTCCACGCTCCCTGGCGGGACCTACCGCCTGGCTGACGACCTCGAGCTGACGCGCATGGGCTACGGCGCGATGCAGCTGGCCGGGACCGGTGTCTTCGGCCCGCCGCGCGACCGCGACGCGGCCATCGCGGTGCTGCGCCGGGCCGTCGAGCTCGGCATCACCCACATCGACACGGCCGACTTCTACGGCCCGCACGTGACCAACGAGATCATCCGCGAGGCGCTCTCGCCCTACCCGGACGGCCTGCACATCGTGACCAAGGTCGGTGCGCGCCGCGACGAGCGCGGGGGCTGGCCGCACGCGCGTACGCCCGACGAGCTCCGCCAGGCCGTGCACGAGAACCTGCAGCGGCTCGGGCTCGAGGCGCTCGACGTGGTCAACCTGCGGATCGGTGGAGTCGAGGGTCCGGAGCCCGGCTCGCTCGCCGAGCAGTTCGGAGCGCTCGCGGAGCTGCAGCAGCAGGGGCTCATCCGGCACCTGGGCCTGAGCACCGTCAACGAGGATCAGCTCGCCGAGGCCCAGTCGATCGCGCCTGTGGTCTGCGTGCAGAACCTCTACAACGTGGCCCGCCGCTCGGACGACGCCATGGTCGAGGCGACGTCGGCGCAGGGCATCGCCTTCGTGCCCTACTTCCCGCTGGGCGGCTTCTCGCCGCTGCAGTCGGACGCGCTGTCGTCGGTGGCGACCCGGCTCGGGCAGACGCCCAACGCGGTCGCCCTCGCGTGGCTGCTGCAGCGCTCGCCCAACATCCTGCTCATCCCTGGCACGTCGTCCGTCGAGCACCTCGAGCAGAACGTCGCGGCGGCAGCGCTCGAGCTGCCTGCGGACGCTGTGGCCGAGCTCGACGCGATCGGCGCCTGA
- a CDS encoding helix-turn-helix transcriptional regulator: MASSNTLGEYLRARRELVRPEDVGIRVTGTRRTPGLRREEVATLAGISADYYLRLEQGRDRRPSPQVLDALARVLGLDAAATRYLRSLSSAQSDRAARRSPDVVPTGILQLLDVIGLPAFVESRIFDVLAANPLASQLYPSARPGENRLRSAFLDEDERARHPDWEHIAGGMVASFRASIGSPDDPRVTRLVGELSLASEQFRTLWARHDVKQPAGAGVRIQHPEVGLLELRREKLAVSGTDGQLLVVFHAEPGSASERSLALLGSLAATRTTGS; the protein is encoded by the coding sequence GTGGCCTCCTCCAACACGCTGGGCGAGTACCTCCGGGCCCGCCGCGAGCTCGTCCGACCCGAGGACGTCGGCATCCGCGTGACGGGCACCAGGCGTACCCCCGGCCTGCGGCGCGAGGAGGTCGCGACGCTCGCCGGCATCAGCGCCGACTACTACCTCCGGCTCGAGCAGGGCCGCGACCGGCGGCCCTCGCCGCAGGTGCTCGACGCGCTGGCCCGCGTCCTCGGCCTCGACGCCGCCGCGACGCGCTACCTCCGCAGCCTCTCGAGCGCCCAGTCGGACCGGGCGGCGCGCAGGTCGCCCGACGTCGTGCCCACCGGCATCCTGCAGCTGCTCGACGTCATCGGCCTGCCCGCCTTCGTGGAGAGCCGCATCTTCGACGTGCTCGCCGCCAACCCGCTCGCGTCCCAGCTCTACCCCTCCGCGCGCCCCGGCGAGAACCGCCTGCGCTCGGCGTTCCTCGACGAGGACGAGCGCGCCCGGCACCCCGACTGGGAGCACATCGCCGGCGGCATGGTCGCGAGCTTCCGCGCCTCGATCGGCTCGCCGGACGACCCGCGCGTGACCCGGCTGGTCGGCGAGCTGTCGCTGGCGAGCGAGCAGTTCCGTACGTTGTGGGCGCGTCACGACGTCAAGCAGCCTGCGGGCGCGGGGGTCCGCATCCAGCACCCCGAGGTCGGCCTGCTCGAGCTGCGGCGCGAGAAGCTCGCGGTCAGCGGCACCGACGGCCAGCTGCTGGTGGTCTTCCACGCCGAGCCCGGCTCTGCGAGCGAGCGCTCGCTCGCGCTGCTCGGGTCGCTCGCGGCCACGCGGACCACGGGCAGCTGA
- a CDS encoding NHL repeat-containing protein: MRLRAIAPALAVAALAAAVPATADAAVSTQARIELPAGFLPEGITTVTGGSAFFAGSMVDGRIVTGDVRTGALRTLTPGTTGRALRGMAYDPRTRLLWAVGTQGSQGIVLAVDSRSGAVRWSHLIAGAAFVNDLTITPGAVWVTDSGVDRLTRVALQGGLPVGEPTFLPLTGAWPTAGDLRANGIRSLVDGSLLLDHSSAGGLWRVDPATGVTTAVPIKGGSLTGGDGLELAGNTAFVVRGNDNYSVSVLTLGYGAGRSVTATWRRTVTDPGLDVPSTTSRAGKYLFTINARFGVADPTSASYWITRLPATT, from the coding sequence ATGAGACTTCGCGCCATCGCCCCCGCCCTCGCCGTCGCGGCCCTCGCCGCCGCGGTCCCTGCCACCGCCGACGCAGCCGTCTCCACGCAGGCGCGCATCGAGCTGCCCGCGGGCTTCCTGCCCGAGGGCATCACCACCGTCACCGGCGGCTCCGCCTTCTTCGCCGGGTCCATGGTCGACGGGCGGATCGTCACCGGTGACGTACGCACCGGTGCCCTGCGCACGCTCACCCCCGGCACGACCGGGCGGGCGCTGCGCGGCATGGCCTACGACCCGCGCACGCGGCTGCTGTGGGCGGTCGGGACGCAGGGCTCGCAGGGCATCGTGCTGGCCGTCGACTCGCGCTCCGGCGCCGTGCGCTGGTCGCACCTGATCGCCGGCGCCGCCTTCGTCAACGACCTCACGATCACCCCGGGCGCCGTCTGGGTCACCGACTCGGGGGTCGACCGGCTCACGCGGGTCGCCCTCCAGGGCGGCCTGCCGGTGGGCGAGCCGACCTTCCTGCCGCTGACCGGCGCCTGGCCCACGGCCGGCGACCTGCGCGCCAACGGCATCCGCTCTCTGGTCGACGGCTCGCTGCTGCTCGACCACTCGAGCGCGGGCGGGCTCTGGCGCGTCGACCCGGCGACCGGCGTGACGACGGCGGTACCGATCAAGGGCGGCTCGCTGACCGGCGGCGACGGGCTCGAGCTCGCCGGCAACACGGCCTTCGTCGTGCGCGGCAACGACAACTACAGCGTCAGCGTGCTGACCCTGGGCTACGGCGCCGGGCGCTCGGTCACGGCGACCTGGCGGCGCACCGTCACCGACCCCGGGCTCGACGTGCCGTCGACGACCTCGCGGGCCGGCAAGTACCTCTTCACCATCAACGCGCGGTTCGGCGTGGCCGACCCGACGTCGGCGTCCTACTGGATCACGCGCCTGCCCGCGACGACGTAG
- a CDS encoding DUF1810 domain-containing protein, protein MPDDSDLQRFVTAQDSRGTYPAALAELRRGRKESHWMWFVFPQVAGLGRSAMAQAYALAGTAEAAAYLAHPVLGPRLRGCVGVLLELAGDDPVAVFGSVDAQKLRSSMTLFALAAPEETVFDAALEKYFGGERDEATTART, encoded by the coding sequence ATGCCCGACGACTCCGACCTCCAGCGATTCGTCACCGCCCAGGACTCCCGCGGCACCTACCCCGCCGCCCTCGCCGAGCTGCGCCGCGGGCGCAAGGAGAGCCACTGGATGTGGTTCGTGTTCCCCCAGGTCGCGGGCCTCGGGCGCAGTGCGATGGCGCAGGCGTACGCGTTGGCAGGGACCGCGGAGGCCGCTGCGTACCTCGCGCACCCGGTGCTGGGACCGAGGCTGCGGGGGTGCGTCGGCGTCCTGCTGGAGCTCGCCGGCGACGACCCCGTCGCCGTCTTCGGCAGCGTCGACGCGCAGAAGCTGCGCTCGTCGATGACGCTGTTCGCGCTGGCCGCGCCGGAGGAGACGGTGTTCGACGCCGCGCTGGAGAAGTACTTCGGCGGGGAGCGCGACGAGGCGACTACCGCCCGGACCTGA
- a CDS encoding NAD(P)-dependent oxidoreductase: protein MDIAFVGLGRMGRIMRDHLVEDGHSVRSWTRSQGTRDELRSTVEGADVVVTVLFGPDAVRETVLEGDLPLRAGALWVDVTTVSPADATAFAQWAGEHGVRYVHSPVVGSLEPARRRALGVFLGGEADAVAAARQVVTWGDPEKVREFATPAQASAAKLIANLALGVAMEGVVEALRLGGSNELQTGQVLDVLGLTMIAGLAAVKGPLVASGEFTDTQFSADLLAKDARLMKASTGAPLPALEAVLRRLEAASAAGRGDEDFAVVAALPE, encoded by the coding sequence ATGGACATCGCATTCGTCGGCCTCGGCCGCATGGGTCGCATCATGCGCGACCACCTCGTGGAGGACGGCCACAGCGTCCGCTCCTGGACCCGGTCGCAGGGCACCCGCGACGAGCTGCGCTCGACGGTCGAGGGCGCCGACGTCGTCGTGACGGTGCTGTTCGGGCCCGACGCCGTGCGCGAGACGGTGCTCGAGGGCGACCTGCCCCTCCGAGCTGGCGCGCTGTGGGTCGACGTCACGACCGTGTCGCCCGCCGACGCCACCGCCTTCGCGCAGTGGGCCGGGGAGCACGGCGTCCGCTACGTGCACTCGCCGGTCGTCGGCTCGCTCGAGCCCGCCCGCCGCCGCGCTCTCGGCGTCTTCCTGGGCGGCGAGGCCGACGCCGTGGCCGCGGCGCGCCAGGTCGTCACGTGGGGCGACCCGGAGAAGGTGCGCGAGTTCGCCACCCCGGCGCAAGCGTCCGCCGCCAAGCTCATCGCCAACCTGGCGCTCGGCGTCGCGATGGAGGGCGTGGTCGAGGCGCTGCGTCTCGGCGGCTCCAACGAGCTCCAGACCGGGCAGGTGCTCGACGTCCTCGGGCTGACCATGATCGCGGGACTCGCCGCGGTCAAGGGCCCGCTGGTCGCGTCCGGGGAGTTCACCGACACCCAGTTCTCCGCCGACCTGCTGGCCAAGGACGCCCGGCTGATGAAGGCCAGCACCGGAGCGCCGCTCCCGGCGCTGGAGGCGGTGCTGCGCCGGCTCGAGGCCGCGTCGGCCGCCGGCCGGGGCGACGAGGACTTCGCCGTGGTCGCCGCCCTGCCGGAGTAG
- a CDS encoding DUF7455 domain-containing protein: MSNAISDTRPDITPSHTSDSVLAPLAVADRCDRCGAQAFVRARMSEGGELVFCGHHGREATPRLISLGAEVRDDTGLIPA, translated from the coding sequence ATGTCGAACGCGATCTCCGACACCCGGCCCGACATCACGCCTTCCCACACCTCGGACTCCGTCCTCGCGCCCCTCGCCGTCGCCGACCGGTGCGACCGCTGCGGGGCCCAGGCCTTCGTGCGGGCGCGGATGAGCGAGGGCGGCGAGCTCGTCTTCTGCGGGCACCACGGCCGCGAGGCGACCCCCCGTCTGATCTCCCTCGGCGCCGAGGTGCGTGACGACACCGGGCTCATCCCGGCCTGA
- a CDS encoding TraR/DksA family transcriptional regulator — protein sequence MSPEELLDAERAGTLARIGALEREFTGIVAASADSNADDEHDPEGATIGFERAQLSALLEQSRARLLELDAALARVEAGTYGTCEVCGQPVAAGRLEARPTARTCVSCATSSRAGA from the coding sequence CTGAGCCCCGAGGAGCTCCTCGACGCCGAGCGGGCCGGGACGCTGGCCCGCATCGGCGCGCTCGAGCGCGAGTTCACCGGCATCGTGGCCGCCTCGGCCGACAGCAACGCCGACGACGAGCACGACCCCGAGGGCGCGACGATCGGCTTCGAGCGCGCCCAGCTCAGCGCGCTGCTCGAGCAGTCGCGCGCCCGCCTGCTCGAGCTGGACGCGGCGCTCGCGCGGGTCGAGGCGGGCACCTACGGCACGTGCGAGGTCTGCGGGCAGCCCGTCGCGGCCGGCCGGCTCGAGGCCCGGCCGACCGCGCGGACGTGCGTCTCCTGCGCTACGTCGTCGCGGGCAGGCGCGTGA
- a CDS encoding cold-shock protein — protein MQGTVRWFNADKGFGFLEPDDGEADVFVHFRAIVADGGFRTLEEGQRVEFERVDGERGPQAEDVRLVAAEREPQDAPPAVHEPASGLSLGTVLWFDPDKGFGFLSPDDGGEDVFVHLSSLVGVHFLDEGQKVEFEVAEGPRGPQAEKVRPVADPAAGDVLTFTGTVHWFDQEKGFGFITPDDVFVHFSAISGGTGFRTLDEGQKVEFAVGAGQRGLQAEKVRVVGAVAAPARGPKRDAPPRRDAAPRRDSYERRDAAPRRDSYERRDAPARRPAGGGSGGNGTVQWFSADKGFGFITPDDGSADVFVHFSAIAEKGGFRTLEEGQRVAFGTTPTDRGPHAVDVTPL, from the coding sequence ATGCAGGGCACAGTGCGCTGGTTCAACGCAGACAAGGGGTTCGGGTTCCTCGAGCCCGACGACGGCGAGGCGGACGTGTTCGTGCACTTCCGCGCGATCGTGGCCGACGGCGGCTTCCGCACCCTCGAGGAGGGCCAGCGCGTCGAGTTCGAGCGCGTCGACGGCGAGCGCGGCCCCCAGGCCGAGGACGTGCGCCTGGTCGCGGCCGAGCGCGAGCCGCAGGACGCGCCGCCGGCCGTCCACGAGCCGGCGAGCGGGCTCTCGCTCGGCACGGTGCTGTGGTTCGACCCCGACAAGGGCTTCGGCTTCCTCTCGCCCGACGACGGCGGCGAGGACGTCTTCGTCCACCTGTCCTCGCTGGTCGGCGTGCACTTCCTCGACGAGGGCCAGAAGGTCGAGTTCGAGGTGGCCGAGGGCCCGCGCGGCCCGCAGGCCGAGAAGGTCCGCCCGGTCGCCGACCCCGCCGCGGGCGACGTGCTCACGTTCACCGGCACCGTGCACTGGTTCGACCAGGAGAAGGGCTTCGGGTTCATCACGCCCGACGACGTCTTCGTCCACTTCTCCGCCATCAGCGGCGGCACCGGCTTCCGCACCCTCGACGAGGGCCAGAAGGTCGAGTTCGCGGTCGGCGCCGGCCAGCGCGGCCTGCAGGCCGAGAAGGTACGCGTGGTCGGCGCGGTCGCCGCTCCTGCCCGCGGGCCCAAGCGCGACGCCCCGCCGCGGCGCGATGCCGCTCCCCGCCGCGACTCCTACGAGCGGCGCGACGCCGCACCGCGCCGCGACTCCTACGAGCGGCGCGACGCGCCCGCGCGCCGGCCCGCCGGCGGCGGCTCGGGCGGCAACGGCACGGTGCAGTGGTTCAGCGCCGACAAGGGCTTCGGGTTCATCACGCCCGACGACGGCAGCGCCGACGTGTTCGTGCACTTCTCCGCCATCGCGGAGAAGGGCGGCTTCCGCACGCTCGAGGAGGGCCAGCGCGTCGCGTTCGGCACGACCCCGACCGACCGCGGGCCCCACGCGGTCGACGTCACACCGCTCTGA
- a CDS encoding glycoside hydrolase family 172 protein, with protein sequence MARSAQAEEPVGVWEVALRPLSSVAALRDVQTRSISPENPDGSVGGGARAVHGTGAHAARELGPGWKVSPSVVVGPGETYELARIEGAARITHVWVTTHTDHWRSLLLRAYWDGAAEPAVEVPLGDFFCNGWGTFAQVSSLPVVANPHGGFNSYWPMPFRDGARLTLENLAPVPATVYFQVTYEVGGEDPDGQAYLHAQWRRSNPLADRTPHVLVEGVEGRGHYVGTYLAWGVNSNGWWGEGEVKFYLDGDVDHPTICGTGTEDYFGGAWNFEVPGHGYTTYTTPCLGVPQVIRPDGLYVAQQRFGMYRWHVPDPVHFASRLRVDIQALGWRSGGRYLPLRDDIASTALFYLDRPVAARPPVPSADELEVHLGTGGGPTR encoded by the coding sequence GTGGCACGATCGGCGCAGGCGGAGGAGCCGGTCGGTGTCTGGGAGGTCGCATTGCGCCCACTGTCGAGCGTCGCGGCGCTGCGCGACGTCCAGACCCGCTCGATCAGCCCGGAGAACCCCGACGGGTCGGTCGGCGGGGGCGCGCGCGCCGTGCACGGCACCGGTGCGCACGCCGCCCGCGAGCTCGGCCCGGGATGGAAGGTCTCGCCCAGCGTGGTGGTCGGTCCCGGCGAGACCTACGAGCTGGCGCGCATCGAGGGCGCCGCCCGCATCACGCACGTCTGGGTCACCACCCACACCGACCACTGGCGCTCCCTGCTGCTGCGCGCCTACTGGGACGGCGCCGCGGAGCCGGCGGTGGAGGTGCCGCTGGGCGACTTCTTCTGCAACGGGTGGGGCACCTTCGCCCAGGTCAGCTCTCTGCCGGTGGTGGCGAACCCGCACGGCGGCTTCAACTCCTACTGGCCGATGCCCTTCCGCGACGGCGCCCGCTTGACGCTCGAGAACCTCGCTCCGGTGCCGGCCACGGTCTACTTCCAGGTGACCTACGAGGTGGGCGGCGAGGACCCCGACGGGCAGGCGTACCTCCACGCGCAGTGGCGGCGCAGCAACCCGCTCGCCGACCGAACGCCGCACGTCCTCGTCGAGGGCGTCGAGGGCCGCGGGCACTACGTCGGCACCTACCTCGCTTGGGGCGTCAACAGCAACGGCTGGTGGGGCGAGGGCGAGGTGAAGTTCTACCTCGACGGCGACGTCGACCATCCGACGATCTGCGGCACCGGCACGGAGGACTACTTCGGCGGGGCCTGGAACTTCGAGGTCCCCGGCCATGGCTATACCACCTACACCACGCCCTGCCTCGGCGTGCCGCAGGTCATCCGCCCCGACGGGCTCTACGTCGCGCAGCAGCGCTTCGGCATGTACCGCTGGCACGTGCCCGACCCGGTGCACTTCGCCAGCCGGCTGCGCGTCGACATCCAGGCGCTGGGCTGGCGCTCCGGCGGGCGCTACCTGCCGCTGCGCGACGACATCGCCAGCACGGCGCTGTTCTACCTCGACCGGCCGGTGGCCGCACGGCCGCCCGTGCCGAGCGCGGACGAGCTCGAGGTGCACCTGGGCACGGGCGGTGGGCCGACGCGCTGA
- a CDS encoding DEAD/DEAH box helicase, translating into MVAVHGVWRSDDRLALWAEGPGRHGLAPESLTELLAGVGPGLGWLARRAAPADTTLLMPGRAGAPLPSPELLGPGWAQHVGTAEGLSLDLFAVPSLVFAPEDAAQLLGELWGAPPALGAEVDGEQVDLWVGASLRWLVRVHDLAWRIVREGAMLPALLDGRARWVPATTGPRWAETRGLLRTAPPVARAEGRPGTEVLGGALEALVDAEARLALREQAPLLRPGRSSAVSTPAAEAWVAALTTRTAVVEAAPDDLHVLGARLRAWHRSLPPPAGELRLCLRLVEPLGDDEDDWSVDLLLQRSSEPSLLLPADDPDVAGELITRAAAVWPTLRFALHGEPVSTLRLDREGALGLLLAATELTAAGVGVLLPSWWRAGGGLSVALSARPHQPGAVDVPSLLRRDVVVDFDWRAAVGAVRLREDELRELAAAGRRLVRVRGQWLEVDPAGIAQALEFLSQAPSGSGTVAEVLRMAARPPAGVSFVGIDAEGWLADVLAGAAAVRVADVPVPPDFGATLSPYQQRGLDWLHLMTRLGLGAVLADDMGLGKTAQVLALLAVEHAGGEGGPTLVVCPMSVVGSWQREAARFAPGLRVQVHHGATRSATFDADVVVTTYGLVHRDHEVFRGVEWHRLVLDEAQNVKNSATLQARAVRSLTARHRLVLTGTPVENRLADLHSMLDQANPGMFGTPTAFKRLYSAPVERDSNAAALASLRTLTAPFVLRRLKSDPAIARQLPEKQDITVWCNLTAEQAAIYRGTVDDMLQKLATRRGHSRRGVVLSALTRLKQVCNSPALALGDSTPLAGRSGKLARLEEVLEEALAEGDRALCFTQYAAFGSALQPHLARRLDCEIGWLHGGTPRAERDRMVERFQAGEGPPVLLMSLKAGGTGITLTAANHVMHIDRWWNPAVEDQATDRAHRLGQAKDVQVRRFVCIGTVEERIDTMIERKRVLADSVQGGADDWLADLSTDALAELVALSADSVAELEA; encoded by the coding sequence ATGGTCGCGGTGCACGGCGTGTGGCGCAGCGACGACCGGCTCGCGCTGTGGGCCGAGGGTCCGGGACGTCACGGGCTGGCTCCCGAGTCGCTGACCGAGCTGCTCGCCGGCGTGGGTCCGGGCCTCGGCTGGCTGGCCCGGCGGGCGGCGCCGGCCGACACGACCCTGCTGATGCCTGGCCGTGCGGGCGCCCCGCTGCCCTCGCCGGAGCTGCTCGGGCCGGGGTGGGCGCAGCACGTCGGCACGGCCGAGGGGCTCTCCCTCGACCTGTTCGCGGTGCCCTCGCTGGTCTTCGCGCCCGAGGACGCGGCCCAGCTGCTCGGCGAGCTGTGGGGCGCGCCGCCCGCGCTGGGCGCCGAGGTCGACGGCGAGCAGGTCGACCTCTGGGTGGGCGCGTCGCTGCGCTGGCTGGTCCGCGTGCACGACCTGGCCTGGCGCATCGTGCGCGAGGGCGCGATGCTGCCGGCGCTGCTCGACGGGCGTGCGCGGTGGGTGCCGGCCACGACCGGTCCGCGGTGGGCCGAGACGCGCGGGCTGCTGCGTACCGCTCCCCCGGTGGCGCGCGCCGAAGGCCGCCCCGGCACCGAGGTCCTCGGCGGCGCCCTCGAGGCACTGGTCGACGCCGAGGCCCGGCTGGCGCTGCGCGAGCAGGCGCCGCTGCTGCGGCCCGGGCGCAGCTCGGCGGTGTCGACGCCCGCCGCGGAGGCGTGGGTCGCAGCGCTCACGACGCGTACGGCTGTGGTCGAGGCCGCACCCGACGACCTCCACGTGCTCGGGGCGCGGCTGCGCGCGTGGCACCGCTCGCTGCCACCGCCCGCCGGCGAGCTGCGGCTCTGCCTGCGACTGGTCGAGCCGCTCGGCGACGACGAGGACGACTGGTCGGTCGACCTGCTGCTGCAGCGCAGCTCCGAGCCCTCGCTGCTCCTGCCCGCCGACGACCCCGATGTCGCAGGCGAGCTGATCACACGGGCGGCGGCGGTCTGGCCGACGCTGCGGTTCGCGCTGCACGGCGAACCGGTCTCCACGCTGCGGCTCGACCGCGAAGGAGCGCTGGGGCTGCTGCTCGCGGCGACCGAGCTGACCGCGGCCGGCGTCGGCGTGCTGCTGCCCTCGTGGTGGCGTGCGGGTGGCGGCCTGAGCGTGGCGCTCTCGGCCCGACCGCACCAGCCGGGCGCCGTCGACGTCCCGAGCCTGCTGCGTCGCGACGTCGTCGTCGACTTCGACTGGCGGGCGGCGGTCGGTGCGGTCCGCCTGCGCGAGGACGAGCTGCGCGAGCTGGCCGCGGCCGGACGCCGGCTCGTGCGCGTCCGCGGCCAGTGGCTCGAGGTCGACCCCGCCGGCATCGCGCAGGCGCTGGAGTTCCTGTCCCAGGCCCCGTCGGGCAGCGGCACGGTCGCCGAGGTGCTGCGGATGGCCGCCCGCCCGCCGGCGGGAGTCAGCTTCGTCGGCATCGACGCCGAGGGCTGGCTCGCCGACGTGCTGGCGGGCGCGGCAGCCGTACGCGTCGCCGACGTCCCGGTGCCGCCCGACTTCGGTGCCACCCTCAGCCCCTACCAGCAGCGTGGTCTCGACTGGTTGCACCTGATGACCCGGCTCGGCCTCGGCGCAGTCCTGGCCGACGACATGGGCCTGGGCAAGACGGCACAGGTGCTGGCACTGCTAGCGGTCGAGCACGCGGGCGGCGAGGGCGGGCCCACGCTGGTGGTCTGCCCGATGTCGGTGGTGGGCAGCTGGCAGCGCGAGGCGGCACGGTTCGCGCCCGGCCTGCGGGTGCAGGTGCACCACGGCGCCACCCGCTCCGCGACGTTCGACGCCGACGTGGTGGTGACGACCTACGGCCTCGTCCACCGCGACCATGAGGTGTTTCGTGGAGTGGAGTGGCATCGCCTGGTGCTCGACGAGGCGCAGAACGTCAAGAACTCGGCCACGTTGCAGGCGCGGGCAGTGCGGTCGCTGACGGCCCGCCACCGCCTGGTGCTCACCGGCACGCCGGTGGAGAACCGGCTGGCCGACCTGCACTCGATGCTCGACCAGGCCAACCCCGGCATGTTCGGCACGCCCACCGCCTTCAAGCGGCTCTACTCAGCGCCGGTCGAGCGCGACTCCAACGCCGCCGCACTGGCGTCACTGCGTACGCTGACCGCTCCGTTCGTGCTGCGCAGGCTCAAGAGCGACCCCGCCATCGCGCGCCAGCTGCCCGAGAAGCAGGACATCACCGTCTGGTGCAACCTGACCGCCGAGCAGGCGGCGATCTACCGCGGCACCGTCGACGACATGCTCCAGAAGCTCGCCACCCGCCGCGGCCACTCGCGCCGCGGCGTCGTGCTCTCGGCGCTGACCCGGCTCAAGCAGGTCTGCAACTCCCCCGCGCTGGCGCTGGGCGACTCGACGCCGCTGGCCGGGCGCTCGGGCAAGCTGGCCCGGCTCGAGGAGGTGCTGGAGGAGGCGCTGGCCGAGGGCGACCGGGCGCTGTGCTTCACGCAGTACGCCGCGTTCGGCTCGGCGCTGCAGCCGCACCTGGCCCGGCGGCTCGACTGCGAGATCGGCTGGCTCCACGGCGGCACGCCGCGCGCCGAGCGCGACCGCATGGTCGAGCGCTTCCAGGCCGGCGAGGGCCCGCCCGTGCTGCTCATGTCGCTCAAGGCCGGCGGCACGGGCATCACCCTGACCGCGGCGAACCACGTCATGCACATCGACCGGTGGTGGAACCCCGCGGTCGAGGACCAGGCCACGGACCGCGCCCACCGCCTGGGGCAGGCCAAGGACGTGCAGGTGCGCCGCTTCGTCTGCATCGGCACGGTGGAGGAGCGCATCGACACGATGATCGAGCGCAAGCGCGTGCTCGCCGACTCGGTGCAGGGCGGCGCCGACGACTGGCTGGCCGACCTCTCGACCGACGCGCTGGCCGAGCTGGTGGCGCTGTCGGCCGACTCCGTGGCGGAGCTCGAGGCATGA